The Aphis gossypii isolate Hap1 chromosome 3, ASM2018417v2, whole genome shotgun sequence genome includes a region encoding these proteins:
- the LOC126550782 gene encoding putative nuclease HARBI1, with translation MPDHHCSIQETRLKFYNIARFPRIIGAIDCTHVKLQSPGNLLNYFIHYLFLNYIKLGDLLLFIFLGGNIAEVYRNRKGYFSLNVQVVGGPSLEILDIVARWPGSTHDQVIFNNSTIHFKFETNEMGDNILLGDGGYECRPYILVPLISPNTNAELLYNESQIRTRNTIERLFGVWKRRFPILSLGIRTTPDRAQAIIVATAVLHNLASVLGESIPPIDPYIMNQEPIHEEWNVPLAVEERGNNKTSVRTSLIRDYFSNL, from the coding sequence atgccAGACCATCATTGTAGTATTCAGGAAACTAGAttgaaattttacaatatagcACGATTTCCAAGAATTATAGGTGCCATTGATTGTACTCATGTCAAACTTCAATCACCTGGTAATTTATTGAACTACTTCatccattatttatttttaaattatattaaattaggcGACTtacttttgtttatatttttaggagGAAATATAGCAGAAGTGTATAGAAATAGGAAaggttatttttcattaaatgtcCAAGTAGTCGGAGGACCTTCACTTGAGATTCTTGATATAGTTGCAAGATGGCCTGGTTCGACCCATGACCAAGTCATATTTAACAActcaacaatacattttaaatttgaaacaaacGAAATgggagataatattttattaggtgaTGGAGGTTATGAGTGTCGTCCATATATTCTAGTTCCATTAATCTCTCCAAATACAAATgctgaattattatacaacgaaTCTCAAATAAGAACTCGAAATACAATAGAACGTTTGTTTGGAGTATGGAAGAGGAGATTCCCAATATTGTCACTTGGTATAAGAACAACACCAGATAGAGCTCAAGCAATAATAGTAGCTACAGCCGTACTACATAATTTGGCTTCAGTATTAGGAGAATCAATACCTCCAATAGACCCATATATTATGAACCAAGAACCTATACATGAAGAGTGGAATGTACCATTAGCTGTAGAAGAAAgaggaaataataaaacatctgTTAGAACGAGTTTAATTAGAGACTATTTTTCaaacctttaa